The sequence GTTTTATTTCGTCGCTGTTTTCGGCAAGTTTTGCCAGTACGTCGGAATTGAGAATGTAGCCGGTAATGTTGTCGATATTTTCCGAATAAACCGGAATTCTGGAAAATCCCAGATATTCCTTTCGTTTAACGAATTCGCTCAGCAAAGTTTCTTCGGGCGCGGTTACAAGCACGGTGCGGGGCGTCATGATTGCGCTTACGCTCAGATCGTTGAGCTTCAATAAATTGTCGATTACTTTGCTCTCGCTTTCTTTTAATACTCCTTCTTTCTTGCCGAGATGCGCCAATGCAACGACTTCGTCCCGGCTCATTGTTTGCGCTTTCTTATTCTTCGAAATCAAACGAGTAATGAATTCGGATACTATTACAAACGGGTACGCTATATAGATCATCGCCATAATAATAATAGCCGAAGGCAATGCGAGTTTCCTCCAATAGACCGCGCCGATTGTTTTTGGAATAATTTCCGAAAAGAATAAAATCATTATGGTGAGTATTGCCGATATAAGACCGAAATAAACTTCGCCGAAGAGATAGACAGCCTGAGCTCCCACGCCCGCGGCTCCTACCGTGTGAGCGATTGTGTTGACTGTTAATATTGCCGATAACGGTCTGTCGATTTGGCTTTTCAGATTTTTCAGATAAACTGCGGTTTTCTTCCCTTCCGTCTCTTTGGTTTTGATGAACGGGACCGAAACAGATAATATTACCGCTTCCGCTATCGAACATAAAAACGATACCACAAGCGCAAGGGTCAGATAAATTAAAAGTTCCGCCATTTTTCTTTCTTGAGTGTGTGATTAATTATAAGCGCGCCGCCTGATTATTGCAACCGGCCGAATTCAAAATCAAGATTACAGATATTTTTCTTAAGTAGCAAATGAGGAAGCAATTGAACAACATCTCAAATAAAATGTAAGTATCTTTGTCCCAAAAAGGTCAATTGGAAAGACCGCGCCTGCGGCAAAAGATATTGTTTGCCAATGCAAAAAATATGAGAAAGATATTTTAATGATAACTGAGAATTATTTTATAACTTGCAATTACTGTTATATCCTTCAGGGGAATTTATATATCGCCAAATAAATTACGCATTACGGATTCCGGAGGTATAATGAAAACCACATTTACGCTTATTGTTATTCTCGCATTTTCTTCCGTTTACGGACAATGGATTAAGTACGAAATCCCAGAACAAAAAGGTTCCCTCGCATTTGCTATCGACGCATACGATCAAAATCACGCGGCAATTACGTTCCACAAAGGAGAAAGCGCGGTTTATTATTCGGAGGACGGAGGAGATAACTGGCGGGCGGTCTTGAGCGTAGACGAAACAATCATCGATTTGTCGTTTATTGACGAGACGACGCTGGCCCTGGCAACCGATAGAGGCAAACTCTATAAGTACGACATTCCCGGCGGTGAATTGAAACTTTGCTTCGAAGACTCGAACGTTACGGAAATTATTAATTACGTGGAATTCTTTAACGAACTAGAAGGCGTTGCAATGGGCGACGCCGCTTCGGGCAATGGTAGTCCAGTTATACTAATAACCAACGACGGCGGCGAGAATTGGGAATATCACGCTGCGGGCGGCATCGGCGGCTTCTCCGGCGATATATGGCGCCGCATCGATTTTGTAGATAAATCAACCGGCTTTTTCTATTCCTCCGGTTTAATGCCGCAAAGGACTTACAAAACTACCGACTCCGGCAACAGCTGGAATGAATTGCCGCATGAAGACCCCGTACAACTTTTAAAATTTTACGATACCGAAAGAGGAATTACCGTTCATATAATGAACGACGAAAACGTTATTAATCTAACCGGCGACGGAGGAGCCAGCTGGACTAAAATCAATACCGGCATTGAAAAAGGATTCCCCAACGATTTAGAATATCTGCCGGAGAATCCTTCGTTTATACGTTATACGAATTACCGGGGACTTTATTACAGCGACGACGGAGGAATTACGTGGTATGAGGAAAAGATATCCGACACTACTTTAAACGCGCGCGACATCGAATTTGCTACCGCTGAGCGCGGCTGGATACTGTGCGATAACGGGGTCGTGTTTAAAACCCGGAACAACGGAAATGTATTGGCGGGCGTGGAAGAAAATCCGCTTCCGAACGAAAGCAATCTTTTGGGGAACTATCCCAATCCCTTTAATCCCTCTACAATAATCCACTGGAGGCTGGCAAAACCATCGAGCGTTTCGGTAATTCTTTACGACGCGCTCGGAAGAAAAGTTGCGGATTTGCTGAAAGGAAAAGCGTATAACGCCGGCGAGCATTTTTTCAAACTCGACGCCTCCTCGTTCGGATTGACTTCGGGTATTTATTATGTGGTTTTGAATACGAACGAACGGATTGAAACTTTGAAGATAGCATACGTGAAATAGCGTCAAATACGGCGCGTTGACAGGCGAGCCGGATAATTATTCTAAAATCCCATTCTTCTCGTTGGTATTACAGCAGCTTTGCAGAATCTCGCTCAATAATTCCGTTCCGACTGAAATTTTAAACGAAGCAATAATTATTATAAGAATTCCGCAGGACTGTTGTCTATAACGATTGAAAAAGTAATTAACATTAAAGACAGAAAACGACGCATCGACATTCTTTAAAATAATTAGCCTTGTTTTACGCGTGTATTTTTTCTGTTGAATGCCGAACCAAGAACGAATCTGGATTTCCCAGGAGACTTAATTCATTGTAAAGACCATATAACAACGGTCGCTCGATGATTTTTCTGCAATTTCCTTAAATCCTAATTTTTTGTATAGTTTAACAGGAGCCGTATTGTTTCTATAGACATTTAAACTCACTTTACGGTAACCTAATTGTTCCGCAATATCGAGCAAGCTATTGCAAAATATTTTTCCGTATCCCAATCCTCTGCATAAGGGATTCACTATTATTCTTGCCATATGAATTATTTCGCCATTCTGAGGAAGAAGTTGTCCGAACGCCAAAATCGTATTCTCATCCTCCAGGCAGTACGAGTTATCCTTCGAGTATTCAACGTCAATCAGCAGATTCTCAATTTCTAAGGGAAAACGTACTTTGCTTCCCGCCCAATTTTTACACTCGTGTTCGTCTTTTATCCATGACATTATCGTATAAAAATCGGTTTTTTCAGCTTTTCTGATTTCCATATTTAAACCTTGGATTTATTATCACGCGACCATACTGTATAACGATGCCGGAACGCAATAAATTACCTCGAATAATAGACAATTTTATTTAACGGAACAATGACCAAATTAAATTATAAATCTTGTATTAGCCGTTAAATACGATTTTATGAGTATTATAAAAAATGCCGGACTAAAACGTCTGTGACCAAACTCTTTATTACCTTGCTGAAATCCAATCTTTTTTTATTAAAAACAATTGGCATCTTCTTGATAAATAAAGTACCTTATAAATGAACGAACCGGCGTATTCTCTTGAAACATTAATTCCCGCCTGTAATATTGTGTGTGAAAATAACCTTTTCCGTATAAAGATTATTTTAGTTTCTTATTAGCGTTTTTATTTATTTTTGTTTTGCGAGCCGTCGAGAAGCGCCGACTCTTTTAGGATAGGCAGGTTTACAATAAAAGTCGAACCTTCGCCTACTTTGCTTTCCACTCTAATATTACCGCCAAGTTTTTCAACATATTTTTTTGTTATCGCCAGACCAAGTCCGGAACCTTGATGGCTTCTGGTTGTGCCTTCGCTTACTTGTCTGAATTCCTGCCATATCAGATCTAGTTTATCTTCGGGAATTCCTATGCCGGTGTCCATTACTTTTATATTTAGAAAGTCGGTTGAATTAATTTTCTCAATAACGGCGCATACTTCAACTCTGCCTCTTTCAGTATATTTTAAGGCGTTACTGATAAGATTGCTAAGTATTCCCTGGAATAATTGCTTGTCCGTAATGATCGGTCCTTGTCCCGTCCTGAGATTATGAGTCAACTCTATTTTTTTTACTTCGGCGAGAGGTTTGTATTCCTTAATTAAGGAAAGAATCTCTTCGTTGACATCGACAGTTTCGTATTTGACCGTCAAGCCGTCGAACTCTATCTTTGTCAGCACAAGAATGTTATTTAACGTATCGAGCATTCGTTTGGAGGCGTAAATAATTCCGTTTGCCATTTCTTTATGTTCTTCGTTTTCCAATACTTCCGCGAGCAATTCGGCATATCCCATAATACCCACAAAGGGCGTTCGCAGTTCGTGACTCATATTGGCGAAGAAAAAAGATTTGACCTTATTCATTTCTTCGGCTTTTTCTTTAGCCGCTATCAAAGAATCGATTGTAGTTTTTTTCTCGGTTATATCTCGAATTATTACTGAAAAGAAAAACTCATTATTGGTTTCCCAATGCGATATTGCAATCTCTAAGGGAATTTTATCCCCGTTTTTTGTCAGCCCTTCCATTTCGACGGTTTTGTCTATTGTCATCGGCTGTTTTGGATCGAAAATATTTTTAAGGAGACCCGAATCATCTTTCTGCAAATCGGGCGGAATAATCACTGTAATTGGTTTGTTAAGCGCCTCTTCTTCGGAATAGCCGAATATTTTTTGAGCGCTTTCATTCCAAAAAATAATTTTACCGTCGCTGTAGCCAATAATAATCGCGTCGGTAGCCGTTTCCGAAACTGAACGAAACTTTGCCTCTTCTTTACGTAATAATATCTCGGCTTGTTTGCTCACCGTTATATCTCTGCAAACGAGAACGGCTCCTGTAAATTTATTGTTTTCGTCCCAATAGGGATCGACTATTTCTTCAATCCATTTATTATCGCGGAAGAAAACTTTGCTTTCTCCTTTTAAGCTCTTCCGGGATACAAAAAACGGGCAGTCCTCTTCAGCCACAGAATTATTGCAAATTATGTCGTGGCATTTTCCGTTAAATTCCATTTGGGAATTATTTCCGTAAAATTTCTTTGCCGAATAATTTGAGCGTAGTATTTGGGAATCGGCGCCGATTAAAAAAATAGGCGTGTCGATTGCATGAAACGTCTTTTCCCATTCCCCGGCAATTTGTTTTTTTTGTTCTAATGACTTTTGTAAATAATCAATTAAGAATGAGACGGATAATACAAGAATCAGATTGAAAACAACCAGGTTAAATCCGATAACCATCCATGCGCCAGGGGAAATATCCTTGAAAAACGGTTGGTTTAATATTTTTCCGTCCAGGAAAAAGGGCAGAGTAAAATAGACGGCAGCGTTTAATGCAACCGCTATCAAACCCGCCCGCCTGCTGTAGAAGAGAGTTATCAATATGGAAAGAGACAAGAAGATAATCGTTGCAGGACCTTTGGTTCCGAGATAGATGAATAAGATTACGGAGAGAACATAAACGGTAATCGAAAACAGAGTTTTTTTCGTGTTTATATTTAATTTCCCGCTAAAAGAAATATAAATGAGCATAGCAATGGCGAGGGTATCGAATATTCCGATAACGACTTCGTTATATTTGATGGAGATAATGAGGCTTGGGATATAAGAGATAAATCCGAAAATCAGGGCTACTAGTAATATGGAAATAAACAGCTTATTCCTTACTTGAGGAAGCTCGCTTTCATTATTGTCTTTCTCGTTAATATAAATTCTGTTTAAATAATGCCCGGTTAACTTTTCCCACCATGTAAAATATTTCTTAAAATTTATCGTTTTCATAAGAGAAATATATTTGCGTTAAAAGCAGCGAGGATAATTGTTTTTCCCGGTTTATGATTTTCCAAAAAAATAACTTCGTCGTTTCATGCGGCTCACGTAAGCTTTGCCCGTTATAGTTTTAACGAAAGTTAAAGGAATGAGATTTTATAGTCAATGAAAATTATGCCGATATAGATGAGCGAAGGCGTTTCTTAGAGATTGTTCGAAAGGGCATAGAGGGACTCTCTGACAGGTAAATCCGTGTAGTCGTACTGCGGTGAAAATGCTGGCGTCGTAGAGTGTCTTAAATTCTTAGTCGCTTACGGCTTGGCTCCGCGCAGGAGCATATTAAGGAATTTATTGAATCGTTTTTTTCTTGTTACGGTTTTCTTTGCGTTTGTCAGTTCGTGCGCAATTACATAACGACTCGATTTGTTGAGCGTATCGAAAAAGCGTTTGGCTTCCGGGTTGTCCTCGAGCGCCGCGAGAAAATCTTCGGGAACATTCAATTCGCTTGCGGTATTTGCATTATCCCATCGACCGTCTGCTTTGGCTGCGCGAACTTGTTCGAGTCCCGGCTCGTTCATACTACTTTCGTTAATTAAACGTTCGGCAATTTCTCGGTTCCTTTTCGACCAGGCGCTTTTAGGTTTCCTGGGTGTAATTCTCTGAAGGTAGGATTGGCTGTCAGTACGGCGTATTATTAGATTTATATAGCCTTAAAAACTCTTTTCTATGTATTTACCCGGGGCATCGAGTATTTTATTATATTCGAATTTATGAATACGTTTTGATTCGAAATCAATCCTCGCGTCTTGAATGAATTTTTATAAATTTCCGCCTTATTCAAAAGATGGATAATGTGTCTCTGTCCAGTTCGTTTAACGTAGCTGCGAAAATTTTCTTTATTTTTGTGCGTCTCATTAATTTCAGTATGGAAATGTCCCGAAGGGACATCCGAGAATAACCCGGCAATTCATAGCCGGGAAATACGAGTCTTAAAACCAGAATAGTCCCGTAGGGACGATTGGAATTATCCCCAAATATATCTTTCATCGTATTCAATTTCATGTTTTTTCAAAAAAGCAATGTATTCATCTTGAAATGTTTTAATCTTATGATGTTCTTTTTGTCGTTTAATATAGGCAACAGTATTTTCAATATGCGATGCACTCACGCTAAACGCTCCATAGCCTTCCTGCCACTTGAAATATTTGTGTTTTGGAAATGTATCGTGCACCCATTTTGACGAGCCCCCTTTGATCAACTGGATGGCTTTGGCAATCGACAAAGTCGGCGGTAATGAGATTAAAAGATGGACGTGGTCTTCAACGCCGCCGATGGCAAGCGCCTTCATATTATTTTCCCTGGCGATCCCTCCCATGTAAGGCCATAACCGTTCTTGCAATTCTTCGCTAATAATTTTCTCCCGGTTCTTTGTGCTGAAAATGAAATGAATTAAAATGTTGGTGTATGAATGCGCCATTGTTTTTCCAATTACGACTGTTGTATCAATCGTCCTTACAGGACTTAACTTTAATCGGATCATATATTCCCATCAATAAATTGATGGGCTAATTTCATAAAATCCCTTTCTGGGATTATTTAATCTTCCCGATTTCACATTCTTTGCATTGTCGGTTAATGAGTAATTTGAGTTTTGAATCGTCAGTATGTGAATATGGTCGGATGTTCCGTTTATAGCATATAACAGATTCATAAAATCATTCTCAATAATTTGTTTTAGGTGTTTGTATAATTTTTCTCAAAAGATGTATTTATCAATGGCATTCTATTTTTGTGCCGAAAATTAAATTCACCCAGATTTTAGTTAGCAAGTGTGACATGTACGTTGCGCCTTTAATATGCCCACGGATAAATCTTTGAGGTAAATACATGTTTTGTATTTAAACTTGCGCTACAATTTTTTATATAGCTCTCAATCTCTTAAATAATTCTGTTGGATTAATACGCTTGTTTTGGGTTTTTTAATTACCTCCTAATGCTTTATAACTATATTCGAATAATGGGATAAAGTCTTTCACTTTCGTTTTGCCAGGCTCAATTAAAAATATTGCGCGTTTTTTATCTTCATCATACCTTGTCGGTTTGAAATTTAATCTGCGTAAATCTGCCTTTGAAACTTTAAATAAGAAAGCAAATGATTTTGTGCCTAACCACTGGATTCTGAACGCGTTAAAAAAACCGGATTTGAATGCGCACTGATAAGCATTAAATTTTGTGTCTAAGTTCCACCCTTTTGATTTTATTACTTTTTCAACTTCAGACACATATTGCAAAAAATAATCAACGCTCTTTTTATTTCTTTTGCTTTTATAATAGGTCTCATCGTAGTTCCTCAATCCTTGAACTGGCTTTATTCGGTATCCCTTTTCTTCAGTTTCCAATTTGTTAACCATTAATATTTCATTATCCCCTTCAATCCATCTTTTAATTTCTACCAAATCAACCGGATAATTGATACGTTCTACAAATTCTAAAGTCGATCTTGATATGGCAGGCGCTATTATAAATATTTTTACTTCTAGATTTTCCCAGTTAATTTCAACTTCTTCGGGTTTTTCATTTAACTCAAGCCAAAGTGATTTTATAGAATCGGGATTTGTTTCCGCCCAAATTGCATATTCCAAGACTTGAGGTATTATTGAAGCATCGACCTTTTTATTCTTCATTTCAAGGATGCAAACTGCTCCATCGGCATCAATTCCAATAATATCTGGTATCCCGGATTTATTACCACCGCGTACTTGTCGTTTAATCAATGTAATTTCACCTAATAGTTCCGGTGTGCCAAATACTGTCTTCTCAAATTCCTCTTCTGATTTGAAGGGAGTTTCAAGCAGACTACTTACCCTTTTCTTCTTTCTCCAAAATAAATTTGCCATCTTTACCTCAGATTTATATTTTTATAAATAACTATTAACGGCGCCTGCCTACCGTTCATTCAGGATTGCAGTATATCATTCAATTAATCTTATTCTCAGCCCCGCTTTTTATAACAAGCCCTCTCTTATTATAACTTCAACGAAAATAACTTTATACTGATTTTTTGTCAATAAAAAATTGGTATACCGACAGCGTTTAAGAGGGAATGAGAGGCAGCTTAATAATTTTCTTAAACATTTTTAAGTGTCAATTTAAGAATGCTTGTTTTTGTCTTGAATGTCTTTAGCCGCAATGCAGTCACCTTAAAGAGGTTTACATTGTGCAGATGGTTGGTTTGCGTTTACCATGAAAGATTATATTTGCTTTTTATTTCCTGAATTTCTTTATAGGAAAGATTTCCTTTCAGGAGAAAGCATTTTGCGCCCAGTTCATCTCTTTCATTTATTCTGACGCCGCTTTTATAAAGCTTCTCTAATAATTCTATAAATTGCTCCCGCTGATTTTTCTTTAGAAGTATATTATATTCACTCGCGGTATTTTCTTTTGATTCCACTTCTAGTTTTATTACAAAACCTTTTACGATAAACCGATTAAAGAACGCATTGGTTTTCTGTCTGTCATAAATAAGATTAATTCTAACGATGTCGTTTAGTAAAAAGGTTTGTGGTTCGTTCCCTCTAGAAATAACTGATAATTGATTTTCGTCTAATTCAACTTCACCTATATATTTGTAAAAAAAGTACGGAGAAATTAAAAGCGGAATTATAGGAATGAAAGGAATAATTAA comes from Melioribacter roseus P3M-2 and encodes:
- a CDS encoding CNNM domain-containing protein, which encodes MAELLIYLTLALVVSFLCSIAEAVILSVSVPFIKTKETEGKKTAVYLKNLKSQIDRPLSAILTVNTIAHTVGAAGVGAQAVYLFGEVYFGLISAILTIMILFFSEIIPKTIGAVYWRKLALPSAIIIMAMIYIAYPFVIVSEFITRLISKNKKAQTMSRDEVVALAHLGKKEGVLKESESKVIDNLLKLNDLSVSAIMTPRTVLVTAPEETLLSEFVKRKEYLGFSRIPVYSENIDNITGYILNSDVLAKLAENSDEIKLKEIKRPILTFYENYSIPKAFEELILKKEHIALIVDEHGGTRGIITLEDIIEAMLGLEIMDEKDIEANLQLLAKKKWEARKKNLNIGGE
- a CDS encoding T9SS type A sorting domain-containing protein, which gives rise to MKTTFTLIVILAFSSVYGQWIKYEIPEQKGSLAFAIDAYDQNHAAITFHKGESAVYYSEDGGDNWRAVLSVDETIIDLSFIDETTLALATDRGKLYKYDIPGGELKLCFEDSNVTEIINYVEFFNELEGVAMGDAASGNGSPVILITNDGGENWEYHAAGGIGGFSGDIWRRIDFVDKSTGFFYSSGLMPQRTYKTTDSGNSWNELPHEDPVQLLKFYDTERGITVHIMNDENVINLTGDGGASWTKINTGIEKGFPNDLEYLPENPSFIRYTNYRGLYYSDDGGITWYEEKISDTTLNARDIEFATAERGWILCDNGVVFKTRNNGNVLAGVEENPLPNESNLLGNYPNPFNPSTIIHWRLAKPSSVSVILYDALGRKVADLLKGKAYNAGEHFFKLDASSFGLTSGIYYVVLNTNERIETLKIAYVK
- a CDS encoding GNAT family N-acetyltransferase, with amino-acid sequence MEIRKAEKTDFYTIMSWIKDEHECKNWAGSKVRFPLEIENLLIDVEYSKDNSYCLEDENTILAFGQLLPQNGEIIHMARIIVNPLCRGLGYGKIFCNSLLDIAEQLGYRKVSLNVYRNNTAPVKLYKKLGFKEIAEKSSSDRCYMVFTMN
- a CDS encoding PAS domain S-box protein, with the protein product MKTINFKKYFTWWEKLTGHYLNRIYINEKDNNESELPQVRNKLFISILLVALIFGFISYIPSLIISIKYNEVVIGIFDTLAIAMLIYISFSGKLNINTKKTLFSITVYVLSVILFIYLGTKGPATIIFLSLSILITLFYSRRAGLIAVALNAAVYFTLPFFLDGKILNQPFFKDISPGAWMVIGFNLVVFNLILVLSVSFLIDYLQKSLEQKKQIAGEWEKTFHAIDTPIFLIGADSQILRSNYSAKKFYGNNSQMEFNGKCHDIICNNSVAEEDCPFFVSRKSLKGESKVFFRDNKWIEEIVDPYWDENNKFTGAVLVCRDITVSKQAEILLRKEEAKFRSVSETATDAIIIGYSDGKIIFWNESAQKIFGYSEEEALNKPITVIIPPDLQKDDSGLLKNIFDPKQPMTIDKTVEMEGLTKNGDKIPLEIAISHWETNNEFFFSVIIRDITEKKTTIDSLIAAKEKAEEMNKVKSFFFANMSHELRTPFVGIMGYAELLAEVLENEEHKEMANGIIYASKRMLDTLNNILVLTKIEFDGLTVKYETVDVNEEILSLIKEYKPLAEVKKIELTHNLRTGQGPIITDKQLFQGILSNLISNALKYTERGRVEVCAVIEKINSTDFLNIKVMDTGIGIPEDKLDLIWQEFRQVSEGTTRSHQGSGLGLAITKKYVEKLGGNIRVESKVGEGSTFIVNLPILKESALLDGSQNKNK
- a CDS encoding YdeI/OmpD-associated family protein; its protein translation is MNEPGLEQVRAAKADGRWDNANTASELNVPEDFLAALEDNPEAKRFFDTLNKSSRYVIAHELTNAKKTVTRKKRFNKFLNMLLRGAKP
- the tnpA gene encoding IS200/IS605 family transposase; translated protein: MAHSYTNILIHFIFSTKNREKIISEELQERLWPYMGGIARENNMKALAIGGVEDHVHLLISLPPTLSIAKAIQLIKGGSSKWVHDTFPKHKYFKWQEGYGAFSVSASHIENTVAYIKRQKEHHKIKTFQDEYIAFLKKHEIEYDERYIWG
- a CDS encoding PDDEXK family nuclease, with protein sequence MANLFWRKKKRVSSLLETPFKSEEEFEKTVFGTPELLGEITLIKRQVRGGNKSGIPDIIGIDADGAVCILEMKNKKVDASIIPQVLEYAIWAETNPDSIKSLWLELNEKPEEVEINWENLEVKIFIIAPAISRSTLEFVERINYPVDLVEIKRWIEGDNEILMVNKLETEEKGYRIKPVQGLRNYDETYYKSKRNKKSVDYFLQYVSEVEKVIKSKGWNLDTKFNAYQCAFKSGFFNAFRIQWLGTKSFAFLFKVSKADLRRLNFKPTRYDEDKKRAIFLIEPGKTKVKDFIPLFEYSYKALGGN